From the Mesotoga prima MesG1.Ag.4.2 genome, the window GCTTTACCTCGTAATTGACGTAGTCTCCGAGCTCTTCAATATACTCGATGTTCTTGACGTTGATCTCTTCTAGAATCAACTCGCGCATCGATTCAACGATCTTCTTTATCCGCCCGTCAACGAGAATCTTCGGAAGAGGCTGTCTGACCTTGATCTGCACCTTGTTTCTGCATGCCCTGCCCAGGGTTACGATATCCATGACGGCAGCCATTCTCTTCTCGAGATCCGGCTCTATCAAGCTCTCGTCGGCAACAGGATAGAACTCAAGATGGACCGATTCCTTCTCTTTATGCGTAAGGTTCCTGAAAATCTCCTCGGCCGTGAAAGGAGCGATTGGAGCCATAAGTTTGGCTACTGTAAGAAGAACTTCGTACAGGGTTAGATAAGCTGCCTTCTTACTGTTGTCCAGTTCGCTCGTCCAATATCTGTCCCGTGTTCTTCTGACATACCAGTTTGAAACCTCTTCAACCACGAAATCTTGAATAGCCCTCACAGATTTCGTCATATCATAATGGTTAAGAAGATCTGTTACCTCTCTCACGAGAGTGTTGAGTCTGGATATTATCCATCTGTCCACTTCTTCCCTTTCGGAAACGGGAAGATCGAATTCCCCCGGGTCGACGTTGTCCACATTTGCATACATTGTAAAGAATGAGAAGACGCTGTGAAGCGTTCCAAAGAACTTGCTGAACGTATCCTTTACGCCCTCTTCGTCGAACTTGGTTGGCACCCACGGTGGCGAGACGGCAAGCAGATACCATCTCAACGTATCGGCTCCATATTTTTCTATAATCTTCCAGGGATCGACCGTATTGCCTTTGGACTTTGACATCTTCTGCCCGTTCTTATCGAGAACGAGATTGTTGACCAGAACGTTCTTGTACGGTGACTGCCCAAAAAGGAAGGTCGAAATCGACATGAGAGAATAGAACCAACCTCTGGTCTGATCAATTCCTTCACAGATGAAGTCGGCCGGGAAAAGATCGCCCATAAAATTGTCTTTGTTTTCAAACGGGTAGTGATGCTGTGCGACTGGCATCGCACCTGAATCAAACCAGCAGTCTATGACTTCCGGGGTTCTCGTCATCCTGCCACCGCATTCACATCTCAGATGAACGTCATCTACGTACGGCCGATGAAGCTCTATATCTTCAGAAATGTCCTCTATTGCTCTCTCGACTAGTTCCTTTCTAGAGCCTACCGCTGTCAGTTTCCCACATTCGTCGCACTTCCATACATTTAGAGGTGTTCCCCAATATCTGTCTCTCGAGAGGGCCCAGTCGACCATGTTCTCGAGCCAGTTTCCAAAGCGCCCCTCCCCAACAAATTTTGGATACCAGTTGACGGAGTTGTTCACTTCTATCATTTTGTCTCTATATTCGGTGGTCTTTATGTACCACGATTTTCTTGCGTAATAGAGAAGCGGAGTGTCGCATCTCCAACAGAATGGATAAGAGTGAGTGAGACGCTCCTTTTTGAACAAGAGATTCCTGTCTTTCAAGTATCGGGTGATCAAAGGATCGGCATCTCTTACAAACATTCCAGCCCATGGAGTAACCTCTTCGGTAATCTTCCCCTCTTTGTCGACAAGCTGAAGTAAGGGAAGACCGAATTTCCTTCCCAGGATGTTGTCATCCTCTCCAAAAGCGGGGGCCATATGGACGATGCCGGAACCATCCTCGAGCGAAACGAAGTCGCCATATACTACGTAGAAGGCCTTCTTATCTACTTTTGCAAAGGGTATTAATTGCTCGTATTCAAGATTTACAAGGTCCATACCCTTGAGTTCTTGGACTATTCTGTAATTGCTCTCTTCGCCAAGAAGCGCGCTCAGCCTTTCCTTAACAAGGTAGTAGTATTCGACCTCGTCTCCGTCTACTTTTACTTCGACCTTGACATAGTTAAACTCAGGATTTACCGCAAGAGCGACGTTTGATGGAAGTGTCCATGGAGTCGTAGTCCAAACGATGAAGTATTCGTTGTCTTTTCCTTTAAGGCGGAATTTGACATATATTGAATCTATGGTCTCATCCTTGTAGCCCTGAGCTACCTCGTGAGAGGCGAGCGGAGTTCCACACCTCGGGCAGTAAGGCATAATTTTGTGGCCTTCGTAGATATAGCCCTTATCAAAATATTGCTTGAGAATCCACCAGACCGATTCGATGTAATCGTTCTCCATGGTGATGTATGGATGTTCCATATCGATCCAGTAAGCTATGCGTTCAGTCAATTTCTTCCACTGGCTTTCGTACTTCCATACAGATTCCTTACACTTCTGATTGAATTTCTCTATGCCAAAGTCCTCTATCTCCTGCTTAGAAGAGAAGCCCAGCTGCTTTTCAACTTCGATTTCTACGGGAAGACCATGAGTATCCCAGCCCGCCTTTCGCTTCACCTGGTACCCCTGCATAGTCTTGAAACGGCAGACCGCATCCTTCAACGTTCTTGATATAACATGATGAATTCCAGGCATACCATTGGCAGTCGGGGGACCCTCGAAGAAAACAAACTCGGGGCTTCCTTCCCTTTCCGTTACACTTCTAGTTGCAAGATCATCTTTCCGCCAATAGGAGAGTATCTCTTCTTCTCTCTCTGCTGCAGGACGTTTGAGGTCTACATCTTCAAACCTTGGCATACTTTGTTTCCTCCTGTCTTGAAGTATTCGTCAGATCATACAGTCCAATTATGAATGTTTTCGACAATATTTGCTTTAAGGAAAAAATAACATGAAGCGTACGACTGAAGAAAAAGGACAGTCTGTCTGTCCCTGAAGAGCGTTCTAATCTGTAATCCCCGGTTCCGAAGTTGTCTTCAACATTAGCTCTTCTCCTTCCCAAATGTATCCATCACTTATAGATAATATGATACATCACAATAGAGACTTGTCAAGCAAAGAAACCCGCTGACCGGAGTTACACCTAGTGAAATTGAGAGAATTTCTTTCTCTTTCTGACAGCAAAATTATGATCGCTGGCTTCTTCACCACTCCTTCTTCGCACGCATATAAGCAAGATCCAGTTCATAGGGCCATTCCCAGAAATCGGTCTCACCTTTTTCCTTTGCTTTCAAAGCTTTGTGGACTCTCT encodes:
- the ileS gene encoding isoleucine--tRNA ligase, which gives rise to MPRFEDVDLKRPAAEREEEILSYWRKDDLATRSVTEREGSPEFVFFEGPPTANGMPGIHHVISRTLKDAVCRFKTMQGYQVKRKAGWDTHGLPVEIEVEKQLGFSSKQEIEDFGIEKFNQKCKESVWKYESQWKKLTERIAYWIDMEHPYITMENDYIESVWWILKQYFDKGYIYEGHKIMPYCPRCGTPLASHEVAQGYKDETIDSIYVKFRLKGKDNEYFIVWTTTPWTLPSNVALAVNPEFNYVKVEVKVDGDEVEYYYLVKERLSALLGEESNYRIVQELKGMDLVNLEYEQLIPFAKVDKKAFYVVYGDFVSLEDGSGIVHMAPAFGEDDNILGRKFGLPLLQLVDKEGKITEEVTPWAGMFVRDADPLITRYLKDRNLLFKKERLTHSYPFCWRCDTPLLYYARKSWYIKTTEYRDKMIEVNNSVNWYPKFVGEGRFGNWLENMVDWALSRDRYWGTPLNVWKCDECGKLTAVGSRKELVERAIEDISEDIELHRPYVDDVHLRCECGGRMTRTPEVIDCWFDSGAMPVAQHHYPFENKDNFMGDLFPADFICEGIDQTRGWFYSLMSISTFLFGQSPYKNVLVNNLVLDKNGQKMSKSKGNTVDPWKIIEKYGADTLRWYLLAVSPPWVPTKFDEEGVKDTFSKFFGTLHSVFSFFTMYANVDNVDPGEFDLPVSEREEVDRWIISRLNTLVREVTDLLNHYDMTKSVRAIQDFVVEEVSNWYVRRTRDRYWTSELDNSKKAAYLTLYEVLLTVAKLMAPIAPFTAEEIFRNLTHKEKESVHLEFYPVADESLIEPDLEKRMAAVMDIVTLGRACRNKVQIKVRQPLPKILVDGRIKKIVESMRELILEEINVKNIEYIEELGDYVNYEVKPNFRVMGPKFGKDLKAIGNALRSMKPADVVARVKHEGKISIEAEGKTFELTEEDLDIRIQELEGFTFEMSNENFVILDTELTPELLQEGLAREMVSKIQTMRKEADFEITDRINVSFSGPREVVDAIDTYREYIKEETLSNAVVFEESLDSGTEWNLNGYDTLIRVQRV